In Paraburkholderia phenazinium, one DNA window encodes the following:
- a CDS encoding MFS transporter, protein MHAQASGNDASNHPEHAPSGARPTAPEPELGLPLPQRYWAIVVVALGITLAVLDSAIANVALPTIARDLHASAAASIWVVNAYQLAVTISLLPLASLGDRIGYRRVYLGGLMLFTVASLGCALATSLPTLALARVIQGFGAAGIMSVNTALVRMIYPRTQLGRGVAINAMVVAVSSAVGPTVASGVLAIAPWPWLFAINVPIGIAAVVSGFKALPVNAGHKAPYDTLSAVMNAFVFGLLIFAVDGLGHGEAWGYIAMEALGAVVIGYFFVRRQLSQPAPLLPIDLLRIPIFALSIGTSVCSFAAQMLAFVSLPFMLQDTLGLSQVQTGLLMTPWPLVIVVAAPLSGVLSDRLSAGWLGGIGLASLTAGLLLLATLGAHPEPLQIAWRMALCGAGFGIFQSPNNRTMLAAAPRERSGGASGMLGTARLTGQTLGAALVALIFGVAPQHGPTIALYVAACFAAVASVISTLRVKHA, encoded by the coding sequence ATGCACGCACAAGCTTCCGGCAACGACGCTTCCAACCACCCTGAGCACGCCCCCAGCGGCGCCCGCCCGACCGCACCCGAACCCGAACTGGGTCTGCCCCTGCCGCAACGCTATTGGGCAATCGTCGTGGTGGCGCTCGGCATCACGCTTGCCGTCCTCGACAGCGCCATCGCCAACGTCGCGCTTCCCACCATCGCCCGCGATCTGCATGCGAGCGCGGCCGCCTCGATCTGGGTCGTCAACGCGTATCAGCTCGCGGTGACCATCTCGCTGCTGCCGCTGGCCTCGCTCGGCGACCGCATCGGCTACCGGCGCGTCTATCTGGGCGGCCTGATGCTCTTCACTGTCGCCTCGCTCGGCTGCGCGCTCGCCACCTCGCTGCCGACGCTCGCCCTCGCCCGCGTCATCCAGGGCTTCGGCGCGGCGGGCATCATGAGCGTGAACACCGCGCTGGTGCGCATGATCTATCCACGGACCCAACTCGGCCGCGGCGTGGCGATCAACGCCATGGTGGTGGCGGTCTCGTCCGCGGTCGGCCCGACGGTCGCCTCGGGCGTGCTCGCCATCGCACCATGGCCGTGGCTGTTCGCGATCAATGTGCCGATCGGCATTGCGGCCGTCGTCAGCGGTTTTAAAGCGCTGCCGGTCAACGCCGGCCATAAGGCGCCCTACGACACCCTCAGCGCCGTGATGAACGCGTTTGTGTTCGGCCTGCTGATCTTCGCCGTGGATGGCCTCGGACACGGCGAAGCGTGGGGATATATCGCCATGGAAGCGCTCGGCGCCGTGGTGATCGGCTACTTCTTCGTGCGGCGGCAACTGAGCCAGCCGGCCCCGCTGCTGCCCATCGATCTGCTGCGTATCCCGATCTTTGCGCTATCGATCGGCACCTCGGTCTGCTCGTTCGCCGCGCAGATGCTCGCGTTCGTTTCGTTGCCATTCATGCTGCAGGACACGCTCGGTTTATCGCAGGTCCAGACCGGTCTGCTGATGACGCCGTGGCCGCTCGTCATCGTGGTTGCCGCGCCGCTCTCGGGGGTGTTGTCGGATCGTTTGTCGGCGGGTTGGTTGGGCGGTATCGGACTCGCTTCGCTGACCGCGGGCCTGCTGCTGCTCGCCACGCTCGGCGCGCACCCGGAGCCGCTGCAGATTGCGTGGCGCATGGCGCTGTGCGGCGCGGGTTTCGGCATTTTCCAGTCGCCCAACAATCGCACCATGCTCGCCGCGGCGCCGCGCGAGCGCAGCGGCGGTGCCAGCGGCATGCTCGGCACCGCGCGTCTGACTGGGCAAACGCTCGGTGCTGCGCTGGTGGCGCTGATCTTCGGCGTCGCGCCGCAGCATGGGCCGACCATTGCGCTCTATGTGGCCGCGTGTTTTGCGGCGGTCGCGTCCGTGATCAGCACATTGCGCGTGAAGCACGCGTAA
- the otsA gene encoding alpha,alpha-trehalose-phosphate synthase (UDP-forming) — protein sequence MSRLIVVSNRVAPTQEGRPAAGGLAIGVLDALKETGGVWFGWSGETVAEPSPPVIEKQGNVTYATVGLTKRDYDQYYRGFSNATLWPTFHYRNDLSRFDRQEYAGYLRVNQTLAKQLKEMVKPDDIIWVHDYHLLPFAKCLRELGVKNPIGFFLHIPFPVPEVLRSVPPHEELVKAMCSYDVVGFQTEADRQSFVDYIERGQHGTSSEDGMVHAYNRFLKVAAYPIGIYPDAIAKAAEQFTDRKPVRSLRDGMRGRKLIMSVDRLDYSKGLVERFQAFERLLLSAPGWHGRVSLVQIAPPTRSDVQTYQRIRQTLEGEAGRINGRFAQLDWTPIQYLNRKYERNLLMALFRQSHVGYVTPLRDGMNLVAKEYVASQDPADPGVLVLSQFAGAAEQLPGALVVNPFDLSQMAEALERALSMPLAERQARHADMMAPLRENNLSVWRDTFLADLRNVATASSVTAKAVKLADVTAT from the coding sequence ATGAGCAGATTGATCGTGGTATCGAATCGTGTCGCGCCGACGCAGGAAGGCCGCCCCGCAGCAGGCGGTCTTGCAATCGGTGTACTGGACGCCCTCAAGGAAACCGGTGGCGTATGGTTCGGCTGGAGCGGCGAGACGGTGGCGGAGCCGTCGCCGCCGGTGATCGAAAAGCAGGGCAACGTCACTTACGCGACGGTGGGTCTCACCAAGCGCGATTACGACCAGTATTACCGTGGCTTCTCGAACGCGACACTGTGGCCGACTTTCCACTATCGCAACGACCTGTCGCGCTTCGATCGTCAGGAGTACGCCGGATATTTGCGCGTGAACCAGACGCTCGCGAAGCAACTGAAGGAGATGGTCAAGCCCGATGACATCATCTGGGTGCACGACTATCACCTGCTGCCGTTCGCCAAGTGCCTGCGCGAACTGGGCGTGAAAAATCCGATTGGCTTCTTCCTGCATATTCCGTTTCCGGTGCCGGAAGTGCTGCGTAGCGTGCCGCCGCACGAAGAACTCGTGAAGGCCATGTGCAGCTACGACGTGGTGGGTTTTCAGACCGAGGCGGACCGCCAGTCGTTTGTCGACTATATCGAGCGCGGGCAGCACGGCACGTCGAGCGAAGACGGCATGGTGCATGCCTATAACCGCTTCCTCAAGGTCGCGGCCTATCCGATCGGGATTTATCCCGACGCGATTGCCAAGGCCGCCGAACAGTTCACCGACCGTAAGCCGGTGCGTAGCCTGCGCGACGGCATGCGTGGGCGCAAGCTGATCATGAGCGTCGACCGCCTCGATTATTCGAAGGGACTGGTCGAGCGCTTTCAGGCATTCGAGCGTCTGCTGCTGAGCGCGCCAGGTTGGCACGGCCGCGTCTCGCTGGTGCAGATCGCACCGCCGACGCGCTCGGATGTGCAAACCTATCAACGTATTCGTCAGACGCTGGAGGGTGAAGCGGGGCGCATCAACGGCCGCTTCGCCCAGCTCGACTGGACGCCGATCCAATACCTGAACCGCAAGTACGAGCGCAATCTGCTGATGGCGCTGTTCCGGCAATCGCATGTGGGTTATGTGACGCCGCTGCGCGACGGCATGAACCTGGTTGCGAAGGAGTACGTGGCATCGCAGGATCCGGCCGATCCGGGCGTGCTGGTGTTGTCGCAGTTCGCCGGCGCTGCCGAGCAGTTGCCGGGCGCGCTGGTGGTGAATCCGTTCGACCTGTCGCAGATGGCCGAAGCACTGGAACGCGCGCTGTCGATGCCGCTCGCCGAACGTCAGGCCCGTCACGCGGACATGATGGCGCCGTTGCGCGAAAACAATCTGTCGGTGTGGCGCGATACGTTCCTCGCCGACCTACGCAATGTCGCGACGGCATCTTCTGTGACGGCCAAAGCGGTAAAGCTCGCAGACGTGACGGCGACGTAA
- a CDS encoding very short patch repair endonuclease, whose protein sequence is MVDIVDAATRSRMMSGIRGRNTKPELLIRSLLHRQGFRFRLDARDLPGRPDIVLPRYRAVVFVHGCFWHGHDCPLFKWPQTRPEFWRDKIGRNRSNDEKSRAALLAAGWRVAVVWECALRGANRDLDGVLRRLIDWLHSDVTEFEERS, encoded by the coding sequence ATGGTCGACATCGTCGACGCCGCCACGCGCAGCCGGATGATGTCCGGCATTCGCGGCCGCAACACCAAACCGGAGTTGCTGATCCGCAGCCTGCTGCACCGGCAGGGCTTCCGCTTTCGGCTCGATGCGCGCGACCTGCCGGGACGTCCCGATATCGTCCTGCCGCGCTATCGCGCCGTCGTGTTCGTGCACGGCTGCTTCTGGCACGGCCACGATTGCCCGCTCTTCAAATGGCCGCAAACGCGCCCCGAGTTCTGGCGCGACAAGATAGGCCGCAACCGCAGCAACGACGAGAAATCGCGCGCCGCCCTGCTCGCCGCCGGCTGGCGCGTCGCCGTGGTGTGGGAATGCGCGTTGCGCGGAGCCAACCGGGATCTCGACGGCGTGCTGCGACGGCTGATCGACTGGCTGCACAGCGACGTCACGGAATTCGAAGAGCGCAGTTGA
- a CDS encoding YbhB/YbcL family Raf kinase inhibitor-like protein, with protein MADFRLWSDEFPTNGFMPKAHEYNDKAFGVDGENISPSLQWEAPPEGTQSFALTVHDPDAPTGSGFWHWVVVNIPADVRSLPRNAGAADGGLLPQGALQVRNDYGTVGFGGAAPPRGDRTHRYIFRLHALKVAQLPINADTTNAIARFMTHLNELDSTTHTGLYELK; from the coding sequence ATGGCTGATTTCCGTCTCTGGTCCGACGAGTTCCCCACCAACGGCTTCATGCCGAAAGCGCACGAATACAACGACAAAGCGTTCGGCGTGGATGGCGAAAACATTTCTCCTTCACTGCAATGGGAAGCGCCGCCGGAGGGCACGCAAAGTTTCGCGCTCACCGTCCACGATCCCGATGCGCCCACCGGCAGTGGCTTCTGGCACTGGGTGGTGGTCAACATTCCCGCTGATGTCCGCTCGCTGCCGCGCAATGCGGGCGCGGCCGACGGCGGGCTGTTGCCGCAAGGCGCCCTGCAGGTGCGCAACGACTACGGCACGGTCGGCTTCGGCGGCGCTGCGCCGCCGCGCGGCGACAGGACGCATCGCTACATCTTCCGCCTGCACGCGCTGAAGGTCGCGCAGTTGCCGATCAACGCGGACACCACCAACGCGATCGCGCGCTTCATGACCCATCTCAACGAACTCGATTCAACGACCCACACCGGTCTGTACGAACTGAAATAG
- a CDS encoding sigma-54-dependent transcriptional regulator, which translates to MPHVLIVDDDASTREALATIIGEDGLTTATAGDLREARIQLVRQMPDVVFTDLKLPDGSGVDLFEDLDPRSGVEVIVITGHATVESAVNALKMGATDYLVKPINMQRVKAILSRLPRPGDLKAEIGTLRGELRRMGRFGLMLGNSPVMQEVYDQISRVAPTAASVMLVGESGTGKEVAAQTVHQLSLRRKHAFLAVNCGAISPNLIESEMFGHERGSFTGADRQHKGYFERANGGTLFLDEITEMPIELQVKLLRVLETGMFMRVGTTKEIETDVRLIAATNRDPEQAVLEGKLRLDLYHRLNVFPISLPPLRERGKDVDLLAQSFLDDLNERHSTRKHFPAAVKEMLLSYPWPGNVRELKNYVQRAHIMSGSDSDSTATVPLQITLSKPAAGTAITIPFGTSLAEADRQLILATLEQCGGVKTRAAEILGISLKTLYNRLVEYGNDASRGEDGDVPDESRALGDADA; encoded by the coding sequence ATGCCACACGTATTGATTGTTGATGACGACGCCAGTACCCGCGAGGCGCTTGCAACCATCATCGGGGAAGACGGCCTCACTACGGCCACTGCGGGCGATCTGCGCGAAGCGCGCATCCAGTTGGTCCGGCAAATGCCGGATGTCGTATTTACAGACCTGAAGCTGCCGGACGGCAGCGGGGTCGACCTGTTCGAAGACCTCGACCCGCGCTCGGGTGTCGAGGTGATCGTGATTACCGGCCACGCGACGGTGGAATCGGCGGTCAACGCGCTGAAAATGGGCGCGACCGACTACCTCGTGAAGCCGATCAACATGCAGCGCGTCAAGGCGATCCTGTCGCGCCTGCCGCGTCCCGGCGACCTCAAGGCCGAAATCGGCACCTTGCGCGGCGAGCTGCGCCGCATGGGGCGCTTCGGTCTCATGCTCGGCAATTCGCCGGTGATGCAGGAGGTCTACGACCAGATCAGCCGGGTGGCGCCGACGGCGGCCTCGGTGATGCTGGTGGGCGAGTCCGGCACCGGCAAGGAAGTGGCCGCGCAGACCGTGCACCAGTTGAGCCTGCGCCGCAAGCACGCGTTTCTCGCCGTGAACTGCGGCGCGATTTCGCCGAACCTGATCGAATCGGAAATGTTCGGCCACGAGCGCGGCTCGTTCACGGGCGCCGACCGTCAGCACAAGGGCTATTTCGAACGGGCCAACGGCGGCACGCTGTTCCTCGACGAAATCACCGAGATGCCGATCGAGTTGCAGGTCAAGCTGCTGCGCGTGCTGGAAACCGGCATGTTCATGCGGGTCGGCACGACCAAGGAAATCGAAACCGATGTGCGCCTGATTGCGGCCACCAATCGCGATCCCGAGCAGGCCGTGCTCGAAGGCAAGCTGCGCCTCGACCTGTATCACCGCCTGAACGTGTTTCCGATCAGCTTGCCGCCGCTGCGCGAGCGCGGCAAGGACGTGGACCTGCTGGCCCAATCGTTCCTCGACGACCTCAACGAGCGGCACAGCACGCGCAAGCACTTCCCGGCAGCGGTCAAGGAGATGCTGTTGTCGTACCCGTGGCCCGGCAATGTGCGTGAACTGAAGAACTACGTGCAGCGCGCGCACATCATGTCCGGCTCGGATTCGGACAGCACGGCGACGGTGCCGTTGCAGATCACGCTGTCGAAACCTGCGGCCGGCACGGCCATCACGATTCCATTCGGCACTTCGCTCGCCGAGGCGGACCGCCAGTTGATTCTCGCGACGCTCGAGCAGTGCGGCGGCGTGAAAACGCGTGCGGCGGAAATTCTCGGCATCAGTCTGAAGACGCTCTACAACCGGCTCGTCGAGTACGGCAACGATGCCAGCCGCGGCGAGGACGGCGACGTGCCGGACGAATCGCGGGCCTTGGGCGACGCCGACGCCTGA